A segment of the Anoplolepis gracilipes chromosome 14, ASM4749672v1, whole genome shotgun sequence genome:
gtagcaatttatatattaaataaaaattaatcttttcaatatgTCATCTCACtcatattcaataataacCAAATACATACCGAAAGTATGTTTTATTCTGCACTAATAAGAaatgcttttataatttatcttgtaTTCCTAAGgctatacaataattaatcgtaaatattcaaatgtttCATATCTAATACATCTCGTATttccaaaataaataatcataaacgTATAACATGTTTCATATAtcgcttttacaaatattatatagcgttattacaaaataaaaaaatgataaacatTAGATTATTGTCTATTgcgatgtttaaaaaaaaaaaaactattaaataaaagcaattattaaatcatttaataagCTTTGTTTGTTTTAGACCGACGCACGCTTTTAAGTCACACACCAATAATTTGCAGTTACGCATCGAGTAGCCCGTATGTACTAATAAACAATACTTATTAAGTAAAacttatttgatatttgtttttgttaagcatctgaaacaaaataatttagcaCTGTGTGACTGaaacacacattttttattcagtaatacattatgtaatttataaacttgaaTTGTAATACCTgtgtatatctattattttacgaATCGAAAAAAGttggtttattttattacggcGCATAATCTTAACGCGACATTGTCGTTTTGATCAACTTAAACATTCAAAGTAGAGTGAGATGGCATATAAAgaaactaatttatatatatatatatatatatatatatatatatatatatatattaattagattttatatatatgtatactatttttaattattaacatttaacatATGACATAGAtcagaaaaagtaaaatcataattattcgagaaaattatttgagaatGTTCGTTATCGCACACAACAGTCTTTACGCTTTGTATTGTACAATTTTGCGTCTTGATGAGAACggaattcattttaataacaataacagcGCTTCAAAGTTATAAAACAGCTAAATATCGTAATTACAATATCAAgactttttaaagttttataagaaGTTATTGCAAACCGATACTTATATACAGaatctaatatattacatgtaatgtaacaatcaaataaattggcaattatgtacaattatttcaattctattagcattatatataatattgacgtATAACAAGAATGTGCAAATACGTACGTGTGTTTTCGTATGagtatgtttaatatattatgcaacatATTCGAAAAAGTAAATGACATAGATCTTTTTGATATAGATCatgtgtttataattaatgtatctataattgaaatatgaaGTAAAACGTAGTGCTTTCGTACAtcaacttatattatttaatataatttgatcatataattttaatgcaaaataaataagaagtgcttgttattttatgaataaaataaacttaatttgattaataacaaCAGTGTTTCAAAGCAGTGAACCTAAATATCGACTACAAtgtcaaacttttttaatgtgctttaataatgaattattcaaGGTTATATATTCAAACTTTACATATAACGTGAAAAttagatacatataatatgtctGATATATTACTTGCAATATAACAGCTAAACCAATAGTCATCATCTTATTTACGGTGACATAATttatgtgatatttatatattgacgtTTTACaacatatgtacaaattttcaGTGTGAcactgtaatattttatgcagatacaaaaaaatatacattgatgcagattactttataattaaagcataaaataaaacaatgctCGTACATCGAGTtacatcatttaaaaattttatttatatcatttatagttcgattatataattttgacgtATATACGATAAGTATAAGTGTTACCTTTCTtgtctttttttgttatatattgttagaTGCAGAATAACATTTTACATGTGCTTTGCAAAGACAGACCATGTCACCAAAacatagttatttatttttttattaatctgtgTTATCGAATTCAAATAGATTAgcctatataaaaattaatttttataacatattttacaaaaaaaatatttataatgactCTATgcttataatttcataaatcaaTACGATTGAAAAAGACGAAACCAAAgtagcaaaaaaaaacattaaataaaactaaacatTGTGTTTGTCTTTCTCTGCTTATAATATAAGTAactataatgtaaataaattcgtACTCTCACTACATTAATTGcttaatttagttaattatattatttaattatttacataaaattttatatctgctCAATTCTCAACCCActgcaaaatattttggtCATTATGTATTCAAAACCTTCATTGCTTAAGTCTTCCTTAAGATTACTGATAATTTGGTATGGAATATTCGGCGGCAACAAAATGAATACGTATGCAGTTCCAATACCTGTCATTTTTCCAGCGAATCCGTGCTTTTTTGCAATTGaacaaatgtaattaaaattcgtATGCGACAAATTCAATTTACATAACATTTCTTGATTCAATTCAATGTTTTTCTGCAAAACATTaagaaatcgaaaaataaaaaatagataatagataAACAAATGTATAGTTTTTAgcggataataaaaaatgtatttgatgtatttttacaaaaacaattGTACAAAGAAggcaatgaaataattaacaaaaacaaaaacaaaacaagACTTACCTTTAGCTCtccatataaaatttctagtaataataaattattatgtttgtgGCCCTCTTTAATTTCAAGGAGTGCTAAAGCAACATTTTGCGATATCttgtcaattatatttaaaatattgcccACGTCGTTGCTACGTGAACGTTTTGTCGCGGCCATATTTCTAATTTggtcaaatttattttgaaaaatgtggGAATTAACGAGCAAAACATCCATTTCTTGCGCATCTAAGATTTTAATATCGCTGCCTAGGTGTTCTCGCTGTCGAAACGATACCGCATGGCCGTGTACACACACGTCGGGATCacagtttaatttaaagttctGAATAACTTTTTCGGAAAACGTAGCaaatttcgagatattttttaattccagTTGAGTAAATTCAGTGTGATCACCTCTCTGCAGACGCGCCCAACGTACAAAGCATGCCGCGAGACAAACCGCGAACGATGTAGAACTGCCAAGACTAGTGTGCATTTTTAATTGCGTGGTCACGTGAACACGAAAGGGTCTTATAACAAATTTCTCGTGATGAGCGATATACATAAGCAAATAAAAGAATACTTGCAAGGTAAAGTTTTGCGAGTATGTTCTCCACCAACCATTTATggtgataaaatattgcacgTGTTTAAGGAA
Coding sequences within it:
- the LOC140673411 gene encoding mevalonate kinase-like, with the translated sequence MNAFTISAPGKITLCGEHAEMYGKKVVAASLNLRTTLTFYEICTDNIEIEFPRVDISLNVPLKKIQDFTSSEDYNHLVKDHVMFLKHVQYFITINGWWRTYSQNFTLQVFFYLLMYIAHHEKFVIRPFRVHVTTQLKMHTSLGSSTSFAVCLAACFVRWARLQRGDHTEFTQLELKNISKFATFSEKVIQNFKLNCDPDVCVHGHAVSFRQREHLGSDIKILDAQEMDVLLVNSHIFQNKFDQIRNMAATKRSRSNDVGNILNIIDKISQNVALALLEIKEGHKHNNLLLLEILYGELKKNIELNQEMLCKLNLSHTNFNYICSIAKKHGFAGKMTGIGTAYVFILLPPNIPYQIISNLKEDLSNEGFEYIMTKIFCSGLRIEQI